The following DNA comes from Candidatus Nitrospira nitrificans.
CCTTTCCACATCGTAGTTTTTCCTCCTCTCCGCCGTAAGCCTTTCTCTGATTTGTGAAGTATTACCTCCTCAGTTCTTATTTCTGAAGCCGCAGCATCGGCATTCATATCTCATGCCGGATTCCTCAACAATTTCTTAGGCTCTATTTGAACCTCGCGCTATGTGTCCCCCTATGTGTCCGAATTCTCATGTTATGAAAGCACACATATCAGAAGAACGACGAAAGAACATTTGAAAATAAAGCAATGATTGATCACATGCAATCAATCCACACTCCCGGCGCTATGATCACAACGGTACTTTCGACTGTCGTCCTGCTGCTCTTCGCTTGCGGGCCTGGTGGTCCGAACGATCACGTCCAGCCGTCTACGATAACTCATGGTGCCAGTCCTCAAAAGGAAGGTATCGGTCTTGGACAGTCTTCTTCCGTCACCTCAAGTCCTGCGTCTCTTGCCACTATTGCCGTTCAATTTGAGCAAAGTCCTGCTCCGGCAGAAAACCTTGCCGTACCGGAGTGGATGGCTCGGGCGCTTGCCTCGCCGGACATCTGGGTTCGGCTCAATGCTCTAGAGACCTGGGTATGCCGGAATGAAAGAAGCGTGGTTAATCCACTGATACCGGCCTTGGATGATCCGAATGAGTTGGTGCGTAATCGGGCGATGCAATTAATCGAGGAAGACTGGATAGCTGAGCAGGTCATCTTATCGAAATAGATCCACTATCCGAAGGTGGAAATGAAAGAAGAGCAAAAATTGAAGCGATGAAAGAGGACGAAGCGTTGAAAGGTGAGGCTCCGTTGAATCAGGGCGATTGATCAAAGGGAGGAGCACATGGGTCACAGGAAAAAGAAATGGATGGGCGTGGCCGGAGCACTTGTCGTCAGTGGAGTCCTGTTCGTAGCTGGACTTGGCTCACCAAGTGTGCAGGCCGCCGGAAATCCATTTAACGAGATTCTCGATAAGCTCAATCAAATTTTGGCGGCCATCAATGGGATTCAGCAAAGCAATTCCACTCTACGGTGGGATCAGGCCCTTCCGTCGGCGCAACGGTTTGTCATTCTTCGAGCATTCAACAATGAAGCGGTCCTGGACAAGAACACCGGGCTGGTGTGGGAGCAGTCGCCGGACACGAATTCGACAGTTTGGTCCAGTTCCCGCGTGGTTTGCGCCAGCAAGGCTGTCGGCGGTCAGAAAGGCTGGCGGCTCCCCTCTATCGCCGAACTGTCAAGTTTAGTCGATCCCTCTGTGTGGCCGGCTCCAACCCTCCCGCCTGGCCATCCGTTTACTAATGTCCTGCCGGTTCCCCGTTGGTCGGCGTCGACGGACGCTAGTAATCTTACGAACGCGTGGGGCGTGTTCTTCAATGTTGGTGGTGGCCAGGTGACCGTCATCAGTAAGACCTCCAGCAGCTTTATCTGGTGCGTCCGTGGCGGCATGAATGCGGATCAGTATTGAAATGCGATAGGACGAGTAAGACGAAAAGAAAATGAAGACACACAACATTCATTCTGAGCGCTCTTTGATGTCGCACAGAATACAAATAAATGATCCACCCTCAACATAGAGGGAAGCCGTATGAGTACCATGCGATCTACATGGCCAGGTGCCTTGGCCGGCCTCGTCCTCATTGGAGGCGGACTCTTGCTGAACTATGGAAGTGAAGTTCCCTCAACGGGCGCACAGGCAGCCTCGGCAAATCAACTCACGGTGATGGTCAACAAACTGAACCAGATCATAGCGCCTGTCGGAGATTATTCAACAGAGCAATTCCACTCCACGGTGGACACCAACAATTCGTCGGCTTCGCGCTTTGTCATTGCCTTTCCAGGCGCTGTGCTGGACAAGCAGACAGGGTTGGTTTGGGAAGAGACGCCCGATGCTACCCCCAGAACCTGGACGGAGGCGACTCGCTACTGTATCGATAAAACGGTCGGGGGCACGATCGGCTGGCGATTGCCCTCGGCGGCAGAGCTCAAGGGCGTTCAGGATGCGTTGATGGCGCCGCAGTTTGTCCAGGCGAGCGTCTTTCCTCATGTCCGGTCAACCATCTATTGGTCGGCCTCACAGGCTCCAATCGGTGGGTCATTAGTACATTTGGTCGATGATCGAGTAAGTGGCGGCGATACGTCCAACACTTTTCCTACCTGGTGCGTCCGTGGCGGCGTGAATACAGAGCAGTATTGAGAAGTCGATGACTGTGAGCTGATGCGAAAGAGAAGAATAGTTCGATGACCAAGAGAAGATGAACTCACGCTTGTCCTGTGGCCCTCTGGTAGAAAGAAAAACGAGACACCTGCAGATGGTCCAGAGCTTGTGGTGCGTTACGTGAATCCGATTGGATTCACCTGTATCGGTTCCGATTCACCCTATTCTATTGGTCGGTTGAGACCCGGCTGGAGTTTGAAGATGTGAATTCGCGAAAGTCATGATTTCCACGGTGGTTGTGCTGTTCAGAAGATCGAAAACTCGGCGAATCAATGACAGCACAGGATTTGCTAAATCTGTATAGCAGGCCCCTGGTCGGGAGAGGCGGGGCCGCCCGATCCAGCAGCCTTCCCTTGTGAGGCCCGACCAGGGCCGGCGAGTCCGGCGGTGATATACGACCATCACCGCCGGGTTTCGCTGCTAGAGTATCGTTCTCTTCTAACTATTCCGGAGGGAGTGCTGTAACGGATGTATTGTATGAAGACGTTTACCGCCTACTTAGAATGGGACCCGCGAATAAACTTGTGCGTGGGCTTTGTGCCTGGAATCCCAGGGGCGCATACGCAGGCAAGAAGCTTGGACGAATTGCAGAAGAAATTGAAAGAAGTCCTGGGGTTATGTCTTGAAGAATATCGGGATGCCTGCGAAGATCTGCCGCGGTTCATAGGACTCCAGCAAATCGAGGTGGCCGGGTGAGCCGGCTACCCATTGTCGTGCTTAGGCAACGCGGATTCGTTTT
Coding sequences within:
- a CDS encoding HEAT repeat domain-containing protein produces the protein MQSIHTPGAMITTVLSTVVLLLFACGPGGPNDHVQPSTITHGASPQKEGIGLGQSSSVTSSPASLATIAVQFEQSPAPAENLAVPEWMARALASPDIWVRLNALETWVCRNERSVVNPLIPALDDPNELVRNRAMQLIEEDWIAEQVILSK
- a CDS encoding Lcl C-terminal domain-containing protein, with amino-acid sequence MGHRKKKWMGVAGALVVSGVLFVAGLGSPSVQAAGNPFNEILDKLNQILAAINGIQQSNSTLRWDQALPSAQRFVILRAFNNEAVLDKNTGLVWEQSPDTNSTVWSSSRVVCASKAVGGQKGWRLPSIAELSSLVDPSVWPAPTLPPGHPFTNVLPVPRWSASTDASNLTNAWGVFFNVGGGQVTVISKTSSSFIWCVRGGMNADQY
- a CDS encoding type II toxin-antitoxin system HicB family antitoxin; this translates as MKTFTAYLEWDPRINLCVGFVPGIPGAHTQARSLDELQKKLKEVLGLCLEEYRDACEDLPRFIGLQQIEVAG
- a CDS encoding Lcl C-terminal domain-containing protein, with the protein product MRSTWPGALAGLVLIGGGLLLNYGSEVPSTGAQAASANQLTVMVNKLNQIIAPVGDYSTEQFHSTVDTNNSSASRFVIAFPGAVLDKQTGLVWEETPDATPRTWTEATRYCIDKTVGGTIGWRLPSAAELKGVQDALMAPQFVQASVFPHVRSTIYWSASQAPIGGSLVHLVDDRVSGGDTSNTFPTWCVRGGVNTEQY